DNA from Rhodobacteraceae bacterium M382:
CAGGTTGCGGACCAATTTTTGCGTGCCCGTGTGACAGAACGAACAGGTCAGCGTGCAACCCACCTGCGACGAAATACACAACGTCCCGCGCCCCTCTTCGGGAATGTAAACCACTTCGACCTCATGGCCGCCAGCGATCCGCACCAGATACTTGCGGGTGCCATCGGTTGACACCTGTTTTGAGACGACTTCGGGGATCTCGATGACGAATTTTTCCGCCAAATCGGCGCGATACGCCTTGGCCAGATTGGTCATCTCGCCAAAATCACGCTTGCCCCACTGGTAAATCCACTGCCAGATCTGGCCGACCCGCATCTTGGCCTGTTTTTCCGGTGTTCCATTGGCAATCAACGTCTCGCGCATCGCATCGCGGGTCAGACCAACCAGGTTGATCTTGCCTCCCTCCGGCATCTTGCGCGGCAGGGTCAGAACGTCCTGGGTAATTGGGGCATCGGCGGTCATGGCAAAGGGTCCGGTTTTGTCGGGTGGATGCGCCTCTATATAGGATTCTGAACCAAGAGCAAAAGGATTCAGACTCTTTTCCGACCGCGCGCCCACCCCGACACGGTCCGATCTGCTGGGCCTGCTGCCCGGGTCGACGCGGACAAAGGTCAAAGGCGCGCCTCATCACATTCATGAATCGTTTTTCGCGAATTTGTTGACGGGCCGTCCAATTTTGTCGTTACTGGAACAAAAGGTATTTCCAAGAGGCAGGTATTCTCCGAGCTCCGTTCGTATCACCAATTTTTTCCAGGGAGGAAAATTGAAATGAACTTGCGACCCGACCCGACATTTCACGCCACACCCAAGCTGGCCATGGCCGCTCCGGTGGAAAAGCTTGCCTTCACACTGATGCTCAGTCCGGATGGATCCCAACCTGATGGCCTGGCAGTTGTGGACGTGGACCCGACATCAGGGACCTATGGCCAGGTTGTTCATTCGCTGATGATGCCGAATACCGGCGACGAATTTCACCATTTCGGCTGGAATGCCTGCTCTTCCGCGCTCAGCCCGCTGACCGGCCATGCCTTTCTGGAACGCCGCTATCTGATCATTCCCGGCATCCGCTCCAGCCGCATCTACATCATCGACGTCAAGGAACCCCTGAACGCCAAAATTCACAAGATCATCGAACCCGAAGAAGTCTGGGCAAAAACCGGCTATTCGCGTCCGCATACCATCCACTGCGGTCCCGAAGGCATCTACGTGTCCACCCTGGGCGGCGGCGGCGAAGATGGCACCGACGGACCTCCGGGCATTTTCATCATGGATTGCGAGACCTTCGAAATCCTTGGTCGCTATGAAATGGACCGGGGCATTCAGGACAAACATTATGATTTCTGGTGGAACCTGCCGCGCGACTACATGGTCAGCTCGGAATGGGGCCTGCCGCCGCAGTTCGAAAACGGAATCGTCGCCGAAGATCTGCTGAGCAACAAATACGGCCACAGCATCCATTTCTGGGATCTGCGCGCGCGCAAGAATATCCAGACGATTGATCTGGGTGAAAACCATCAGATGGCGCTGGAAATTCGCCCGGCACACGACCCGGCCAAGCAATACGGGTTCTGCGGCGTTGTCGTGGATACAACCAACCTTCAGGGCGCAATCTTTACGTGGTGGCGCAATGATGACGGCACATTCGAGGCCAAGAAAACCATCACCATCGACCCCCAACCCGCCGCAGCCGACGACCTGCCGGACCTGCTCAAGGGGTTCGAGGCCGTGCCACCGCTGGTGACCGACATTGACCTCAGTCTGGATGACCGGTTTCTCTATGTTGCCTGCTGGGGGACCGGCGAAATGCATCAATACGATGTGTCCGACCCGATGAACCCGACGTTGGCAGGCAAGGTCGAAATCGGCGGCATCGTCAAAAAGACGCCGCACCCGAACGGACAGACATTCGGCTATGGCCCGCAGATGGTCGAAATCAGCCGCGATGGCAAACGGGTGTATTGGACGAACTCGCTCTATTCCACCTGGGACGATCAATTCTATCCCGGCGAAAGAGGTGCTGCGATGGTGATGGCGAATGCCGGTGATTCTGGCGGTCTGACGCTGGACGAAAACTTCTGGGTCGCCTTCCCGGACGGGTATCGCAGCCATCAGATCCGCCTGGAAGGCGGTGATTGTTCGACCGACAGCTTCTGCTATCCCAACACCTGAA
Protein-coding regions in this window:
- a CDS encoding selenium-binding family protein; translated protein: MNLRPDPTFHATPKLAMAAPVEKLAFTLMLSPDGSQPDGLAVVDVDPTSGTYGQVVHSLMMPNTGDEFHHFGWNACSSALSPLTGHAFLERRYLIIPGIRSSRIYIIDVKEPLNAKIHKIIEPEEVWAKTGYSRPHTIHCGPEGIYVSTLGGGGEDGTDGPPGIFIMDCETFEILGRYEMDRGIQDKHYDFWWNLPRDYMVSSEWGLPPQFENGIVAEDLLSNKYGHSIHFWDLRARKNIQTIDLGENHQMALEIRPAHDPAKQYGFCGVVVDTTNLQGAIFTWWRNDDGTFEAKKTITIDPQPAAADDLPDLLKGFEAVPPLVTDIDLSLDDRFLYVACWGTGEMHQYDVSDPMNPTLAGKVEIGGIVKKTPHPNGQTFGYGPQMVEISRDGKRVYWTNSLYSTWDDQFYPGERGAAMVMANAGDSGGLTLDENFWVAFPDGYRSHQIRLEGGDCSTDSFCYPNT